A window of Christiangramia forsetii KT0803 contains these coding sequences:
- a CDS encoding efflux RND transporter permease subunit — MRKVISYFIKYHVAVNIMIIAFVIFGVVGMLRMQSSFFPLIESEIININIAYPGAAPEEIEEGIVLKIEDNLKGLVGVERVTSVSRENGGSITVEIDADEDIDVMLSEVKNAVDRVPNFPTGMEPLVVAKQENIRETFDFFVSGEGVDLATLKQIGRQIEYDLRTMDGLSQIELSGFPEEEIEIAVNENDLLAYNLSFAEVAQAVSQANILTTGGSIKTQEEDFLIRADNRSYYGKELNNLVVKSQPDGTTVTLDDVATIRDRFSETPNASYINGRVAVSVNISTTNNEDLVSAAEKVRNYVEEFNQKNDTLQIIVEDDRSITLNQRTQLLIENGAVGIILVLLFLSFFLNTRLAFWVAFGLPISFLGMFIFASSFGVTINVLSLFGMIIVIGILVDDGIVISENIYQHYERGKKPVQAAIDGTMEVLPPILSAIITTILAFSTFLFLDSRIGQFFGEVSVVVILTLGVSLIEALIILPAHIAHSKALVRETEEEKRKKKGLAKFFLKLRKFNVYGDRLMQYLRDKIYEPIIRVTVANRFLSFSILITLLILTIGSLMGGVVNVTLFPSIASDRVSIDLLMPEGTNPKKTDSIISMVEDAAWRVNEDFTERQTGNQQVVKNIVRRVGPGNNKASLRVNLLPGEERDFGSPEITNAIRDEVGEVYGVERLTFGSGGNFGGKPVSVSLLGNNLNELEQAKVELKSAMDENPILKDVTDTDPDGIKEITIDLNENAYALGLNLSGVMSQVRAGFFGLQAQRFQRGQDEIRVWVRYDRSNRESINDLDDMRIVTPDGNRVPFGEIASYSIRRGTESISHLEGLREIKVEADMEDPDGSATDAIANIEENILPDILSKYPSVSVSYEGQNREAEKLTNSAQKVFPIILFLIYAVIAFTFRSYSQPLLLMVMIPFSIIGVAWGHYLHGFPVNILSLLGIIALVGIMVNDGLVLIGKFNSYLREGMRFEKALIEAGKARFRAIFLTSLTTIAGIAPLLLEKSRQAQFLKPMAISIAYGIFVATFLTLLVLPLLLSLTNSGKIKAKWLATGKDVSRESVERAIIEQREEEERQNELNEANGSQERNGYQPHDK; from the coding sequence ATGAGAAAGGTTATCAGTTACTTTATCAAGTATCACGTAGCGGTGAATATCATGATTATCGCTTTTGTGATATTTGGGGTTGTAGGGATGTTGCGTATGCAGTCGTCTTTCTTTCCTCTGATTGAATCAGAAATCATAAATATCAACATTGCCTATCCCGGGGCAGCACCTGAAGAAATTGAAGAGGGGATCGTTCTTAAGATCGAAGATAATCTGAAAGGGCTGGTAGGGGTTGAGCGAGTAACTTCAGTATCTAGAGAAAATGGGGGAAGTATCACCGTAGAAATAGATGCCGATGAGGATATCGACGTGATGCTTTCGGAGGTTAAGAATGCGGTAGATCGTGTTCCTAATTTCCCGACTGGTATGGAGCCTTTGGTGGTCGCCAAACAGGAGAACATTCGTGAAACCTTTGATTTTTTCGTTAGTGGAGAAGGTGTTGATCTTGCAACACTTAAACAAATTGGAAGACAGATTGAATATGACTTGCGTACCATGGATGGTTTGTCGCAAATTGAACTATCTGGCTTTCCGGAAGAAGAAATAGAGATCGCTGTAAACGAGAATGATCTTCTGGCCTATAACCTTAGTTTTGCCGAAGTGGCTCAGGCAGTTTCTCAGGCTAATATCCTTACTACAGGCGGGAGTATTAAAACTCAGGAAGAAGATTTTTTGATCCGTGCAGACAATCGTTCCTATTATGGGAAAGAGCTGAACAATTTGGTGGTAAAATCACAGCCTGACGGGACTACCGTCACTTTAGATGACGTAGCCACGATTCGTGACCGGTTTTCCGAAACTCCAAATGCCTCTTACATCAATGGCCGTGTTGCGGTGAGTGTTAATATTTCAACCACAAATAATGAAGATTTGGTTTCTGCTGCAGAGAAAGTGCGAAACTATGTAGAGGAGTTCAATCAAAAGAACGATACACTGCAGATTATTGTGGAGGATGATCGAAGTATCACCCTTAATCAGAGAACACAACTGCTTATTGAAAATGGCGCTGTAGGAATTATCCTTGTGTTGTTATTCCTATCTTTTTTCCTGAATACACGTTTAGCATTTTGGGTTGCCTTTGGTTTGCCTATTTCATTTTTGGGAATGTTCATTTTCGCCTCTTCGTTTGGAGTGACTATTAATGTACTGTCCCTTTTCGGGATGATAATCGTGATCGGAATTTTGGTGGATGATGGTATTGTAATTTCAGAAAATATCTACCAGCATTATGAAAGAGGAAAGAAGCCGGTGCAGGCTGCTATAGACGGAACTATGGAGGTATTGCCACCAATTCTATCTGCCATCATTACTACCATTCTTGCTTTTTCAACCTTCTTATTTTTGGATAGCCGTATAGGGCAATTCTTCGGCGAAGTAAGTGTAGTAGTGATATTGACTCTGGGAGTATCTTTAATTGAAGCCTTAATTATTTTACCAGCACATATTGCACATTCTAAGGCTCTGGTAAGAGAGACTGAAGAGGAAAAGCGAAAAAAGAAAGGTCTTGCTAAATTCTTTTTAAAACTTAGGAAATTTAATGTGTATGGTGATCGCTTGATGCAATACCTGCGTGATAAAATTTATGAACCCATAATTAGGGTAACCGTTGCAAACCGGTTTCTTAGCTTTTCCATCTTAATCACCTTGCTTATTTTAACTATAGGTTCATTAATGGGAGGCGTGGTTAATGTAACCTTATTCCCTAGTATTGCCAGTGATCGAGTAAGCATTGATCTATTAATGCCAGAAGGTACCAATCCTAAGAAAACAGATAGTATTATTTCTATGGTGGAAGATGCTGCCTGGCGTGTAAATGAAGATTTTACAGAACGCCAAACCGGTAATCAACAAGTAGTGAAAAATATTGTTCGCCGGGTAGGTCCTGGTAATAATAAGGCATCACTTCGGGTTAACCTTTTACCTGGGGAAGAACGTGATTTTGGATCGCCAGAGATCACCAATGCTATTAGGGATGAAGTGGGTGAAGTTTATGGGGTGGAACGTCTTACATTTGGTTCTGGCGGAAACTTTGGGGGTAAACCGGTTTCGGTGTCGTTATTAGGAAATAATCTGAATGAGTTAGAGCAGGCAAAAGTCGAACTAAAATCGGCAATGGATGAAAATCCAATCTTAAAGGATGTGACAGATACTGATCCCGATGGTATCAAAGAAATTACAATTGATTTAAATGAGAATGCCTATGCGCTTGGTCTCAATTTGAGCGGAGTGATGAGCCAGGTACGTGCAGGATTTTTTGGTCTTCAGGCACAACGTTTTCAGCGAGGTCAGGATGAGATTAGGGTTTGGGTGAGATACGATCGCAGTAATAGGGAGTCTATTAACGATCTTGATGATATGAGAATCGTTACCCCCGATGGAAACAGGGTGCCGTTTGGAGAAATTGCCAGTTACAGCATTAGGCGTGGTACAGAATCTATTAGCCATTTAGAAGGTTTACGTGAAATTAAGGTAGAGGCAGATATGGAGGATCCCGATGGTAGCGCCACGGATGCTATAGCCAATATAGAGGAAAATATATTGCCTGATATCTTGTCTAAGTATCCAAGTGTATCAGTTTCGTATGAAGGTCAAAACCGTGAAGCAGAAAAGTTGACAAATTCAGCTCAAAAAGTGTTTCCTATTATCCTGTTTCTAATTTATGCGGTCATTGCCTTTACTTTTAGAAGTTATAGTCAACCTTTGTTATTGATGGTAATGATTCCATTTAGTATTATTGGGGTTGCCTGGGGTCATTATTTGCATGGTTTTCCGGTTAATATTTTGTCTCTGTTGGGGATCATTGCTTTGGTTGGAATTATGGTAAATGACGGATTGGTGCTTATAGGAAAATTCAATAGTTATTTGCGAGAAGGGATGCGATTTGAAAAAGCCCTGATTGAAGCTGGTAAGGCACGTTTTAGAGCTATATTCCTGACATCATTAACTACCATTGCGGGTATAGCACCACTACTACTTGAAAAAAGCCGACAGGCACAGTTTTTAAAACCAATGGCGATCTCTATTGCTTATGGTATTTTTGTAGCCACCTTTTTAACTTTGCTGGTATTACCACTTCTCCTTTCTTTAACTAATTCTGGCAAGATCAAAGCCAAATGGCTAGCAACAGGAAAAGATGTAAGTAGAGAGTCTGTAGAACGTGCTATTATTGAGCAACGTGAGGAAGAAGAGCGCCAAAATGAACTCAATGAGGCCAATGGGAGTCAGGAAAGAAACGGATATCAACCTCATGATAAATAA
- the deoC gene encoding deoxyribose-phosphate aldolase, with protein MNINKYIDHTLLAATAQSEEIQKLCFEAKKFGFYAVCVNSSRVKVAKNELVETDVKIAATIGFPLGACFTEAKIAEAVKSVQDGADEIDMVINIGFLKDGKSAEVQREILYIKKAIENCVLKVIIETCYLSEKEIMKACELAMQAGADFIKTSTGFGSRGASYDDIKIMKKVVGEEIKIKASGGIKDAETAMKYINLGVHRIGTSSGIKIIS; from the coding sequence ATGAATATCAACAAATACATAGACCACACCTTGCTGGCAGCAACAGCGCAAAGTGAGGAGATACAAAAATTATGTTTTGAGGCGAAGAAGTTTGGGTTTTATGCAGTTTGCGTGAATAGTTCACGAGTAAAAGTCGCTAAAAATGAATTGGTAGAAACTGATGTGAAAATTGCAGCAACAATTGGTTTTCCTTTGGGAGCTTGCTTTACCGAAGCAAAAATTGCTGAAGCTGTAAAGTCTGTCCAGGATGGCGCAGATGAAATTGATATGGTGATAAATATTGGGTTTTTAAAAGACGGGAAATCCGCTGAAGTTCAAAGGGAGATTTTATACATTAAAAAGGCCATCGAAAATTGTGTTCTTAAAGTAATTATCGAAACCTGTTATTTATCTGAAAAGGAAATTATGAAGGCCTGTGAATTAGCAATGCAGGCAGGAGCAGACTTTATAAAAACGTCTACCGGTTTTGGAAGTCGTGGTGCGAGCTACGATGATATTAAAATTATGAAGAAAGTAGTTGGAGAAGAAATAAAGATCAAAGCTTCAGGTGGTATTAAAGATGCTGAAACAGCGATGAAGTATATAAATCTTGGAGTTCATAGAATTGGAACTTCATCAGGTATCAAGATTATTTCCTAA
- a CDS encoding TolC family protein — MRLVQLIFYFSVVLFSSFQCFAQEKLGKQEVISQMLENNFDIKLADNQVEIAENNQSIWNSGYLPTLTGLAGANYDLNDRLTEPEEGEIVDQRGIESNRYNASINVGYTLFDGLGRFYNYKSLKEQYDLSQLQARETIENSVLQIMSVYYEIARLSENINVLEETLEISKNRVTRAQYQFEYGQANNLVVLNARVDVNNDSIALLETEQQLKNTKRDLNVLIDREISENQFEVDTTVNFVSELELENFIDEAEANNVSLLQIDQNLEISDYDIKISKSGYLPSLDLTGSYGWNRNRSAATAFFPGSTTTTDGFAAGVSLRWGIFEGGTRKVQIQNSKIRYESQEIIKEQIESEVERDIANALGNYQNKLYIFKVQEENVKTNLDNFNRSQEQYKLGRITSIEFRQAQINLLDARTSLNLAKYDAKLAELQLLQLTGQLLNVEL; from the coding sequence ATGAGATTAGTACAATTAATATTTTATTTTTCAGTCGTCCTTTTTAGTAGTTTTCAGTGCTTTGCACAAGAAAAACTTGGTAAACAGGAAGTTATATCCCAGATGTTAGAAAATAATTTTGATATAAAACTTGCTGATAATCAGGTTGAAATTGCTGAAAATAATCAGAGTATTTGGAATTCTGGTTATCTGCCTACGTTAACAGGTCTTGCCGGAGCAAATTATGATCTAAATGACAGGTTAACAGAACCGGAAGAAGGAGAAATCGTAGATCAGCGAGGAATTGAAAGCAATCGTTATAACGCTTCTATCAATGTTGGATATACACTGTTTGATGGTCTGGGGAGATTCTATAATTATAAAAGCCTTAAAGAGCAATATGATCTTTCTCAGCTACAGGCACGGGAAACCATCGAAAACTCTGTCTTGCAGATCATGAGCGTGTATTATGAGATAGCGCGATTATCTGAAAATATCAATGTACTGGAGGAAACCCTGGAGATCTCGAAGAATCGGGTTACCAGAGCTCAGTACCAGTTTGAATATGGACAGGCTAATAACCTGGTGGTATTGAATGCCCGTGTAGATGTCAATAACGATAGTATCGCTTTGCTTGAAACTGAACAGCAGTTAAAGAATACCAAGAGAGATCTCAATGTTTTAATAGACAGGGAGATAAGTGAGAACCAATTTGAAGTAGATACCACGGTTAATTTTGTTTCAGAACTGGAGCTTGAAAATTTTATTGATGAGGCCGAAGCTAATAATGTTTCTCTGCTTCAGATCGATCAAAACCTGGAAATTAGTGATTACGATATCAAAATAAGTAAATCAGGATATTTGCCTAGCCTGGATTTAACAGGGTCTTATGGCTGGAATAGAAATCGTAGTGCTGCTACTGCTTTCTTTCCGGGGTCTACAACTACTACTGATGGTTTTGCGGCAGGGGTAAGCCTGAGATGGGGCATTTTTGAAGGAGGAACCAGGAAAGTTCAGATTCAGAATTCAAAAATTCGATATGAGAGCCAGGAGATTATAAAAGAACAGATAGAAAGTGAAGTTGAAAGGGATATTGCCAATGCTTTGGGAAATTATCAAAATAAGCTTTATATTTTCAAGGTTCAGGAAGAGAACGTGAAAACCAATCTGGATAACTTTAATCGTTCGCAGGAGCAATATAAATTGGGGCGAATTACTTCTATAGAATTCAGACAGGCACAGATTAATCTTCTTGATGCGAGAACTAGTTTAAACCTGGCGAAATATGACGCCAAGCTTGCAGAGCTTCAGTTGCTTCAGTTAACTGGTCAGTTGTTAAATGTAGAGTTGTAA
- a CDS encoding amidohydrolase family protein, producing the protein MESKALLIYLFFSVFFISISNAQSEMSTIALKGATIFDGNGKSIENGTIVIENNKISSVGANEMRIPENAQIIDVSGKYIMPGLIDAHMHFFQTGFFDSRPDAADLRDTIPLENVIEYQKNHPERYYQTYLRSGITGVYDVGDYIWTLEFQKINDDNPLAPHTASAGPLITPAPEELIGIFNVNGKNTFVHLGSEEQGRNAVIENSNAGTTGVKIWGFKPDDPEFLHKIKGVAEEIKNQNNKMIAHATNLKEAKMAMELGAKLLVHSVSDTLIDEEFLRLMKTNKTLYNPTIVVGRGYYNTYKALFEQNFEISDLNAVVDSKTRSMLQNASAFRKFLNDERAEALKSRLPMMDKRLKKEKQNMIANLKMVYDAGGTIVVGTDAGNPGTLHGISYYDEIEAMQQAGISAKDLIIMATKNGAMAMDRLEDFGTLESGKIADLIILEEDPSEDISNLRSISHVMRNGTLRNVKDAEDFKD; encoded by the coding sequence ATGGAAAGCAAGGCACTATTAATTTATTTATTTTTTTCAGTTTTCTTTATTTCTATTAGTAATGCTCAGAGTGAGATGTCTACAATTGCTCTTAAGGGGGCAACGATATTCGATGGAAACGGTAAGAGTATTGAAAATGGTACTATAGTGATTGAGAATAATAAAATTAGTAGTGTAGGTGCGAATGAGATGAGAATACCTGAAAATGCGCAAATAATTGATGTTTCCGGAAAATATATAATGCCGGGTCTCATTGATGCACATATGCATTTTTTCCAGACCGGGTTCTTTGATTCCCGTCCGGATGCGGCAGACCTTCGAGATACTATTCCGTTGGAAAATGTGATAGAATATCAAAAAAATCATCCTGAAAGATACTATCAGACATATTTGCGGTCTGGAATAACCGGAGTATATGATGTTGGAGATTACATCTGGACTCTTGAGTTTCAGAAAATAAACGATGATAATCCGCTTGCACCCCATACGGCTTCAGCCGGACCACTTATTACTCCTGCTCCCGAAGAATTGATCGGAATTTTTAATGTAAATGGCAAGAATACTTTTGTGCATCTGGGTTCAGAAGAGCAAGGCAGGAATGCAGTTATCGAAAATTCAAATGCCGGTACTACGGGTGTTAAAATTTGGGGTTTTAAACCGGACGACCCAGAATTCCTTCATAAAATTAAAGGAGTTGCAGAGGAGATTAAAAATCAGAATAATAAAATGATTGCTCATGCAACAAATCTAAAGGAAGCCAAAATGGCTATGGAGCTGGGAGCTAAACTTTTGGTGCATAGTGTGAGTGACACTTTGATAGATGAAGAATTTCTTCGTTTAATGAAAACAAATAAAACCCTTTACAATCCTACTATCGTAGTGGGGAGAGGTTATTATAATACCTATAAAGCCCTTTTTGAGCAGAATTTTGAAATAAGCGATCTTAATGCGGTTGTTGATTCAAAAACAAGAAGCATGCTTCAAAATGCTTCAGCTTTTAGAAAGTTTCTCAATGATGAGCGAGCTGAAGCTTTAAAAAGCAGATTACCTATGATGGATAAAAGACTTAAAAAGGAGAAGCAAAACATGATAGCAAATCTAAAAATGGTTTATGATGCGGGAGGAACAATCGTAGTGGGTACAGATGCAGGAAATCCCGGAACGCTTCACGGAATCTCATATTACGACGAAATTGAAGCTATGCAACAGGCCGGTATTTCAGCTAAAGATCTAATTATAATGGCAACCAAAAATGGAGCAATGGCAATGGATAGGCTGGAGGATTTTGGTACACTGGAATCTGGTAAGATTGCTGATCTAATAATTTTAGAAGAAGATCCTTCAGAAGATATTTCAAATCTTAGATCTATTTCACATGTTATGAGAAATGGAACACTAAGAAATGTAAAGGATGCAGAAGATTTTAAAGATTAA
- a CDS encoding efflux RND transporter periplasmic adaptor subunit has translation MDKRKIILSVLGVLLIVFAVFAANAIIDSKEQPKPTPKKTVKTVFVDTIQNSTVSINIPANGNLVAKRRVELYAEVQGVFRYSAKPFKPGQAYKRGQTLLKIDASEYEASVQSAKSDLYNQITAIMPDLRLDYPEIFEKWQEYLNNFDVNSSVSPLPEAANDKERYFINGRGINTAYYNIKNLEQRLVKYRITAAFDGVLTEALVTEGTLIRNGQKLGEFIDPDIYELQVSIAKEYADLLKIDEKVSLTNNSETKTYSGRVSRVNAKIDQATQTVNVFIEVKNSSLKEGMYLQANLDAKEEENAIEIDRSLVNDRNEIFAVNDSILKSIEVNPVYFSDKRVVIKGVPDGEVILTRQVSGAYNGMRVKIAGEESATSGNNDNPDKDTENIEE, from the coding sequence ATGGATAAACGTAAAATAATTCTATCTGTTTTAGGTGTCTTACTCATTGTATTTGCAGTTTTTGCGGCAAATGCTATTATAGACAGCAAAGAACAGCCAAAGCCCACACCTAAAAAGACTGTTAAGACGGTTTTTGTAGATACCATTCAAAATTCAACTGTTTCAATTAACATTCCGGCAAATGGTAATCTGGTAGCCAAAAGGCGTGTGGAGCTTTATGCTGAAGTACAGGGAGTGTTTCGTTATAGTGCAAAACCTTTTAAGCCTGGACAGGCATATAAACGTGGTCAAACGCTTCTAAAGATAGATGCTTCAGAATATGAGGCATCGGTACAGTCGGCTAAAAGTGATCTCTATAATCAAATTACCGCGATTATGCCCGATCTGAGATTAGATTATCCCGAGATTTTTGAAAAATGGCAGGAATATCTGAATAACTTCGATGTAAACAGTTCAGTGTCCCCATTACCGGAAGCTGCAAACGATAAGGAGCGCTATTTTATTAATGGAAGAGGGATTAATACTGCCTATTATAATATTAAGAATTTAGAACAGCGCCTGGTTAAATACCGAATAACTGCAGCATTTGATGGAGTTTTAACAGAAGCGCTGGTTACAGAAGGTACGCTTATTAGAAATGGGCAAAAACTGGGAGAATTCATCGACCCGGATATTTATGAACTTCAGGTATCTATCGCTAAAGAATATGCCGATCTTTTAAAAATTGATGAAAAAGTGAGTCTCACGAATAATAGTGAAACGAAGACCTATTCAGGGAGGGTGAGCCGTGTCAATGCGAAAATAGATCAGGCCACACAAACGGTAAATGTTTTTATTGAAGTGAAGAATAGCTCTTTAAAAGAAGGAATGTATCTGCAAGCCAACCTGGATGCCAAAGAAGAAGAGAATGCTATTGAAATAGACCGTAGTCTCGTGAATGATAGGAACGAGATCTTTGCGGTAAACGATTCCATATTAAAAAGCATAGAAGTAAATCCCGTATATTTTTCTGATAAGAGAGTGGTTATTAAAGGAGTGCCAGACGGAGAAGTGATTTTAACCAGACAGGTTTCTGGAGCATATAATGGCATGCGTGTTAAAATAGCCGGAGAAGAAAGTGCTACATCCGGTAACAATGATAATCCAGATAAGGATACTGAAAACATCGAGGAATGA
- a CDS encoding YSC84-related protein: MKNLSKLGLLVMFITLISCGPGKSGSGDVDALMSDTRDAKAAMIQADNNLQELFSTSAGYAIFPNVGKGAYIIGGASGNGIVYEKGTMVGYSNLKQVDVGLQVGGKAYREVLFFKTQEALNDFKDGEYELSGNATAVIIEKGKSKTIKFEDGIAVATMPKAGAMVGVSVAGQRFGYTAK; encoded by the coding sequence ATGAAAAATTTAAGCAAGTTGGGTCTATTGGTAATGTTTATTACATTAATTAGTTGTGGACCCGGAAAAAGCGGAAGCGGAGATGTAGATGCTTTGATGTCGGATACCAGAGATGCTAAAGCTGCGATGATCCAGGCAGACAATAATTTACAGGAATTATTTAGTACTTCTGCAGGTTATGCTATTTTTCCAAATGTTGGAAAAGGTGCCTATATTATTGGAGGAGCTTCCGGGAACGGTATTGTTTACGAAAAAGGTACAATGGTAGGTTATTCTAATTTAAAGCAAGTAGATGTAGGACTTCAGGTAGGTGGAAAAGCTTATAGAGAGGTTCTATTTTTCAAAACTCAGGAAGCACTGAATGATTTTAAAGATGGTGAATATGAACTTTCAGGAAATGCTACCGCCGTAATTATTGAAAAAGGTAAATCAAAAACTATCAAGTTTGAAGATGGAATTGCAGTCGCTACAATGCCAAAAGCGGGAGCTATGGTTGGAGTATCAGTGGCCGGACAAAGATTCGGATATACTGCTAAGTAA
- a CDS encoding CPXCG motif-containing cysteine-rich protein, giving the protein MFEHFFQCPYCWEEISVLLDPSVMRQTYIEDCEVCCRPIEFHVAFEESELVEFRASDIEQ; this is encoded by the coding sequence ATGTTTGAACATTTTTTTCAATGTCCTTATTGCTGGGAAGAGATATCCGTTCTTCTGGACCCTTCTGTTATGCGACAGACCTATATTGAAGATTGTGAGGTATGTTGTCGCCCAATTGAATTTCATGTGGCTTTTGAAGAGAGTGAACTTGTTGAATTCCGGGCTTCGGATATTGAGCAATAA
- a CDS encoding DUF4403 family protein, producing MEKIENTERISDTNIDVTLPVKIGYSVIDELLRSKMIGEIISKEDSNGEKSNYAQILDVSIEKSQLEAYDFLLNINLQTLTSLFKNKQVKILFHASLDLDKGQQRVSLKDYLIDGKTKNWIADQLLETVLNKWMYGKFKKKMNFDFMPHIEKHIKSLNEKLENKLEAKEGIHLIGSLENLELSNLKAGDADLWISVTTKGTGIIELTKLDF from the coding sequence ATGGAGAAAATAGAAAATACCGAAAGAATTTCAGATACGAATATAGATGTTACACTTCCTGTCAAGATAGGCTATTCTGTGATAGATGAATTGTTACGGTCAAAAATGATTGGAGAGATTATAAGTAAAGAAGATTCTAATGGTGAAAAGTCTAATTATGCTCAAATCCTGGATGTTTCTATTGAAAAAAGCCAACTGGAAGCTTATGATTTTCTTCTCAATATAAACCTTCAAACCCTAACCAGTCTTTTTAAGAATAAACAGGTAAAGATTCTTTTTCATGCTTCTCTGGATCTAGATAAAGGACAACAGAGGGTGTCCCTGAAAGATTATCTGATAGATGGAAAAACCAAAAATTGGATTGCAGATCAGCTATTGGAAACCGTTTTGAATAAATGGATGTACGGAAAATTTAAGAAGAAGATGAATTTTGATTTTATGCCTCATATTGAAAAGCATATAAAATCTTTAAATGAAAAGCTCGAGAACAAACTGGAGGCTAAAGAAGGAATTCATCTTATCGGCTCTCTCGAAAATCTGGAATTATCCAATCTAAAAGCAGGGGATGCAGATCTATGGATATCTGTAACTACCAAGGGAACCGGAATTATTGAGCTAACCAAACTGGACTTCTAA
- a CDS encoding STAS/SEC14 domain-containing protein, with translation MLSTFDLAGHVIGLIVDRDLTEDTLDEIIAGIKLKLEIHEKVNVYIELEKGRHITFSALMKGIKFKYSNSEHFDKIAIVTDSNWFQNAVNVSDIFLDVDVRTYDLKDRLEAIQWISL, from the coding sequence ATGTTGTCAACTTTTGACCTAGCAGGTCACGTAATTGGATTAATCGTAGATCGGGATCTTACAGAGGATACTTTGGACGAAATCATTGCTGGAATTAAGTTGAAACTCGAAATTCATGAAAAAGTAAATGTCTATATAGAGCTTGAAAAAGGCAGGCATATTACATTTTCTGCTTTAATGAAGGGGATAAAGTTTAAATATTCAAATTCGGAGCATTTTGATAAAATTGCTATTGTAACAGATAGTAATTGGTTCCAAAATGCTGTGAATGTGTCAGATATTTTTCTAGATGTTGATGTTCGAACTTATGACCTAAAAGATCGTTTAGAAGCCATTCAATGGATTTCATTATAA